Proteins from a genomic interval of Gossypium hirsutum isolate 1008001.06 chromosome A09, Gossypium_hirsutum_v2.1, whole genome shotgun sequence:
- the LOC107944224 gene encoding protein arginine N-methyltransferase 1.1-like produces the protein MRLYSIVWFDIPNTTQTSTNSSNNFEGANIRFRDADDKEIASNSSNLDDSIIAVDKASEYVSMGEPDISFFGCDGEDDKTSADYYFDSYSHFGIHEEMLKDVVRTKTYQNVIYRNKFLFQNKVVLDVGAGTGILSLFCAKAGAAHVYAVECSHMADMAKQIVETNGLPDGEVFKIVVSSCIASCGWGQLATLLVKFSVACYDLQKFTSLLFRVVNGLGLLNLFLLLLIKAKLLLGSYKLHSLQSKFLFLHPCQVDDGVVLPDEASLYLTAIEDAEYKDDKIEFWNNVYGFDMSCIKKQAMMEPLVDTVDQKQIVTNCHLLKTMDISKMVLGDASFTVPFKLIAERDDYIHAFVAYFDVSFTKCHKLMGFSTGPRSRATHWKQTVLYLEDVLTICEGETIIESMTVAPNKKNPRDVDIMVKYSLSGRRCVVSRVQFYKMR, from the exons atgCGGCTGTACTCCATcgtttggtttgat ATCCCCAACACAACTCAAACCTCGACCAACTCTTCGAATAATTTCGAAGGAGCTAACATTCGCTTCCGAGACGCCGACGACAAGGAAATCGCCAGCAACAGCTCCAATCTCGATGATTCAATCATCGCCGTTGACAAAGCTAGTGAATATGTTTCTATGGGAGAGCCCGACATTTCGTTTTTCGGTTGCGACGGCGAAGATGATAAAACCAGTGCTGATTATTACTTCGATTCTTACTCTCACTTCG GTATTCATGAA GAAATGCTTAAAGATGTAGTGCGAACCAAGACATATCAAAATGTTATTTATCGGAATAAGTTTCTATTCCAGAACAAAGTAGTTCTTGACGTGGGAGCTGGGACTGGAATTTTGTCCCTGTTTTGTGCAAAAGCAGGGGCGGCACATGTTTATGCT GTTGAATGCTCCCATATGGCTGACATGGCTAAACAAATTGTTGAAACAAATGGCTTGCCTGATGGtgaagtttttaaaattgttgTGTCTTCTTGTATTGCTTCGTGTGGTTGGGGGCAGCTAGCTACTTTGTTAGTTAAATTCTCTGTTGCATGCTATGATTTGCAGAAA TTTACTTCCTTATTATTTCGTGTGGTGAACGGGCTGggccttttaaatttatttttactcttGCTCATCAAAGCAAAACTTTTGTTGGGTTCTTATAAGCTACATTCTTTACAATCAAAGTTCTTATTCCTTCACCCGTGTCAGGTTGATGATGGAGTTGTGCTACCAGATGAAGCTTCTCTTTACTTGACAGCAATTGAGGATGCCGAGTACAAAGACGACAAGATCGAAT TTTGGAATAATGTTTATGGCTTTGACATGAGTTGTATAAAAAAGCAAGCTATGATGGAACCTCTTGTTGACACGGTTGACCAGAaacaaattgtaacaaattgcCACCTTCTCAAG ACAATGGATATTTCTAAGATGGTTCTTGGGGACGCTTCTTTCACTGTACCTTTCAAGCTTATTGCAGAGCGTGATGATTACATCCATGCTTTCGTTGCATATTTTGATGTTTCGTTTACCAAATGCCACAAATTGATGGGTTTCTCTACAG GACCAAGATCGCGAGCTACCCATTGGAAGCAAACAGTCCTATATCTAGAGGATGTGTTAACCATCTGTGAAGGGGAGACAATAATTGAGAGCATGACTGTTGCACCAAACAAGAAGAATCCCCGAGACGTTGATATAATGGTTAAATATTCATTGAGCGGACGACGTTGTGTGGTTTCAAGAGTTCAATTCTATAAGATGCGCTGA